GACATCAGCAAGTTACGAGCTGAAACTGGCTTTATTACGCTGGACGACGGCTACGTAAATACCGGTTCGACCACGAGCAAGATTACGTATCTCGACGGTGAGGCCGGCATTCTGCGATATCGTGGTTACCCGATCGAGCAACTTGCCGGAAACTGCGACTTTGTCGAAGTCATGTATCTGCTGATCTACGGCGAACTGCCGACGGAAGCGCAGATCATGGACTTCCGCAAGTCGATTCGCCGACACACGATGCTGCACGAGGATATGCGGTCGTTCTACGATGGCTTTCCGCGCGACGCTCATCCGATGGCGATTCTCAGTTCGGTGGTCAGCGGTCTGTCGACGTTCTACCAAGATTCGCTCGACCCGCACGATCCGCGGCAGGTCGAAGTGTCGATCCATCGCTTGTTGGCGAAACTGCCTACGATCGCCGCCTACAGCTTCAAGAAATCGGTCGGTCAGCCGTTCATCTATCCGCAAAACGACCTGTCGTACTGCGAAAACTTCCTGCAGATGATGTTTGCTGTTCCCAGCGAACCGTTCCACGTTGATCCGGACTTCGTCAGCGCACTCAATCTGCTGCTGATCGTCCATGCCGATCACGAACAGAACTGCAGCACGTCGACGGTCCGCATGGTCGGTTCGGCAGACGCGAATCTGTTTGCGTCGATTTCGGCAGGCATCAGCGCCTTGTGGGGTCCGCTGCATGGCGGCGCCAATGAGGCGGTCGTTTCGATGCTTGAAAAGATCATCGCGGACGACATGAACGTCGAAAAATATGTCAAGCTGGCGAAGGATAAAACCAGCAAGTTCCGCCTGATGGGCTTCGGCCACCGCGTCTATAAGAACTTTGACCCGCGGGCCACGATCATCAAAAAGGCGTGCGACACGCTGTTGGCCAAGCTGGCGATCAAAGATCCGATCTTTGAAGTCGCCCAGCGGCTCGAGACCGCCGCGCTCAACGACGAGTACTTTATCGAGCGGAAGTTGTACCCCAACGTCGACTTCTACTCAGGCGTTATTTATCGTGCGATCGGCATTCCGGTGCAGATGTTTACCGTGCTGTTTGCGATCGGACGTTTGCCGGGCTGGATCGCCCACTGGAAAGAAATGCAAGGCTCGCCTTCGAAACGAATTTGCCGGCCGCGTCAGATTTATACCGGGCCGACCGAACGAGAATTCGTTCCGCTCGAAAAACGAGGCTAAGCCCGAGCTCTCGTTTCTATCCTCAATTCCCACGCCAAGCGTTTTATCGCTTGGCGTTTTTTGTTTGGCGAGCGCCGGTTAGAAATAGGTTCGCCGTTACTCTTCGCCGCCGACAACGGCGCCGCCAATCATCATCACGACGCCTAATGCGATCGCGCCCAAACGAATGCCGATGCCCGGCAAGGGGCCCCACATGTCGACCCAGCTCAGCAAGATGAACTCCATGCCGACCATGTTCAACAGGAATGAACCGGCGCCCAACATCACCAACGTTCCTCCCAATCCACCCATCGTTTTGTCCCCCGAATAAGAGAATACAAAAGAGTCGAAAAAGCTGTGACTAGCAACAGATTGCCGACACACCCCAGAGGGGTGCGTCGCAACGCTAAGTTACCCTTTCGGCAACTCTCAGGCAAACAAAAAAAATGGCCGCTGCGGATCACTCCGCGGCGGCCATGAAAATCATCAGAGGCTGTTGATCGGTTACAGCGTCCAGCCTTTGCGATATTCCTTGTGGATCAGGTCCTGGGCCTGCGGGTTGTTGTTGGTGACCTTCAGGTTTTCGGCGTCCCATTCGATCTTTTCACCGCTGCGGTAGGCGACCGTTCCCAGCAACACCGCTTCGCTCAAAGCTCCTGAATAATCGAAGTTGCAAGTGGTCGGCCCGCCGGTGCGAATCGCCTGCAGCCATTCCTGGTGGTGACCGATCGAGTCGGGGATCGTTTGCTCGGGCGGCGTAAAGTCGACCATCTCGCCCTCCTTGAAAACGTAGTGTTGGCCGTAGTTTGACAACACCATCCCCTTGTCGCCGATAAACAACTGGCCACTGCCCCAGTTCATCGGTTTCCCCTCTTTGTCTTTGAGCTTACCGAGCTCTTCAGGACGTTTTCCCCCGTCGTACCAGGTCAAATGGACCGGCGCCTTGTCACCGCGGGCCGGATATTGATAGTCGGCGACGCACCAGCTGGGACAGCCGACCGGATCCACTTCGGGCCCCGTGGCCGAAACGCTTTCTGGATGTTTCAGATCAAGCGCCCAGTGAACCAAATCGACGTAATGGCAAGCCATGTCGCCAAACGTTCCGGTTCCGTAGTCCCAGAACCGGCGCCAGTTGGCCGGATGCACTTTTTCGCTGTAGGGACGCTCTGGCGCACAACCGAGAAACAAATCCCAGTTCAAGTTCTTGGGGGCCGCTTTGCCAAACGCGTATTGGCCGTCTCCCCAACCTTTGCCGACCCAGACATGAGCGCGGCCGATATTGCCGATGATGCCGGAGTTGAGCAGTTCGACGACTCGACGATAGTTGTTGGTCGCGTGAATCTGCGTCCCCATCTGGGTCACAAGCTTGTTTTCTTTCGCCAAGTTCGAGACGGTGCGGGCCTCATAAACCGTGTGCGTCAGCGGCTTTTCGCAGTAGACATGCTTATTCAACCGCAGCGCCATTGCAGAGGCCGGCGCATGACTATGGTCGGCGGTGCTAACAACAACCGCGTCAATTTTGTCCGCTTCTTTTTCTAGCATGACGCGGTAGTCGGCGTACCCATTGGAGCCCAACTTCTTGGTCGCCTTTTCTAAGTAATTGGAATCGACGTCGGCCAATGCGACGAAGTTTTCGCTCGCACATCCTGACAAGTTGGCGCTGGCGCGGTTAGCGACGCCGATGCCGGCCAGATTCAGCTTTTCATTGGGCGACTTCGATTCGGCGGCGGCAAGTTGTGAATAGAATCCAATGCCGGACACAGCGGCCGAGGTGGCGACCAGGAACCGACGGCGAGAAGTTCGCAGCGACATGACGTGGATCTCCGAGGTGGGAAAGGGGGGAATAGTCGTATTGAAGCAGACTTCGATTCACGATGCAAAATTGCGCACATGATTCCCGCAATTCCGCAACGACCGTATTAGTCTAGGCGATTTTCTTGGAGTTTCGCGACGGCGGCGAGGCAGGCAGCTTCACCACGTAGGACGGTCCGTTCTCGCCAGGCCGCACTCTTAGGGCAGAATGCATCGGCAGCCGATTGCTTCGCATGACGGTACGCCGGACTGGCGCGGTCTCCCCAAAAATGGGCCTGGTTCTCACGGCGCAGCGCATGTAAGACGCTCACGGCCGAATAGGTCCCAAACTCAGTGCAGAAGTAGGCGTAGTCGATTTCGCCAGCTTGCTCAGCGCACCACAAGCCGAAGTCTCCTCGCGCCTCGTAGGCGCCGGCATCTTCGCGATGTCGATCTACACCGGGTCCGCCTAGCGCTTGCGCCGCTTGCTGCTGCCAGGGCGAATTGAGTTGCGGATGGGCCAACAGCGTCATCTCTCCCCAACGTCCCAGCCCGGTGTGAAAATCTAAGTGAATCACACGGCGACTTGCTCCCAGCCAGGCTTTCCAATGCGGCGTCAATATCTGTTGCGCTTCGCTCGGCCCTTTGCCGCCGTAAAACAGGCCGCGGGGATATTCGTACTGTCCGCCGGCGATCGCCTGTTTTACCCGTTTCATCCCATAACGCGCGAGCGTCGCCGCGGCGCGCAAGCGAAAGAAGTCACAGCCGCTTGGAGGCGCCTCGGGGTTTAAAAGCGGATCAAGGGTCTTGTAGAGCGGCGGCGCTCCGCGATGCTCTTCTCCGCGCCGTAGGAACGCGCGGTTCAGATCCAAGTTCTCGGCGTCGCTGCGCCGCTGACAGGCAAATCCAAAAGGATTGAGCGCGTGCGCCAACACAATCCGCAAGTTGGGCGGGCCCCCCTCGCGCAGACAAAGGCGCATCCAGCGTTGTTGAATCGCAGCGCCAAGAGGAGCTTCGAGCCCATGGAGCCCGCTGGATAGAACCAGACAGTGCGGCGATTGGAGATCGCCCAGCGTGAGTAGGTCGATCGTCAACGGCTCTCTTTGGGGGCCAAGCGACTCGATCGCGTGAGACTCCCACTCGCCGCCGAGTTCCTTGCCGACGGCGAGAAATTCCGAGCGCGATTGGTCATAATCGCGCGGAAACCAGATCCCTTCCTGAACGCTCAAGCGACTTACGGCTTCACTTTGACGTGAAAACCGGCAGCCATCAATGCGGCGACGACATCCGCAGCGTCGAAATCACCTTCGACGACCATCGTCTCTTGTTTCGGCTTGGCCGTATCTGCTTTGACCCCATCCACGGTGGCGACCGCTTCTTTGATCGACTTGGTGCAGGCGCCGCAGCAATTGTGCAGACCGGTCAGTTCCAGACGTTTCACGGCGCCTGCTTTGACGCCGGAGTCGTCCTTCATCGTTAATTTTTCGCTATCGGTTTTTGCGTGGAAGCCGGCCTTGGAGATTGCATCGAGTGCGGATTGGGCCGCTTTGTCATCGTCGGCGGTCACCACTGTTTTTCCTTCTTTAGCAGTCACATCCACTTTTACGCCGGACAAGTCTTTGACCGCGGCCTGGACCGCTTTGACGCACGCGCCGCAGCAGAGATGCATTTTGGTCAGCGTAACGGTCGTTTCGGCCTGAGCCGCTGGGGCGAAGATGGCGACCGAAAAAATCAGCGCGAGGGGAATTCGAAACATAGCGAGTCTCCGATCGAAGGGGGCAAGTCAGCACATTTTGTGCGATCCCCCAATTCTAACACTCGCGCATCCTCCCTCGCAAAGCCAAAACCTCGCAATTTCTACTCCGTCTCATGCACGGGAATTGCGTGCGATACCGACAATTCGTCCGCTTCTCGCATGCGGCCAAAACGACTCGCTTGCCAGATATGCAGCGCGTCAACGTCGATTGCCGTAAGCCAACCGTTGCGCCAACAAGCGGTATCGATGTCTTGAATGCAACCGAGATTCAGGATTTCGCCGTTACGCTGTTCGGTATGGCCGACAAACAATGTTTTACCCGAAACATGACACTGATATGCGTCGGGCTCTAGCACCTTCCAGCGCAACGCGTACGACGGCTGCTGATCCATCGGCAAATCGGGCTCTGCATTCGCATGCGCGAATAGGCAGGTTTCCGTCTCATAGTAGGAGCGCGAACGACGGATGAACTCGATATGGTCGGCTGGAATGTCGCCGATTGAACCGCCGAATCGATAGGAGTTGATCGTGCGAGCTCCTCCGCAGTTCTCCCAATAGTCACGAGTTTTTTCGCAGGTCAGACCGGCGAGCAGCATTTCCTCATGATTCCCGAGTAGGTGGATCAGGTTCGTTTCCGACTCGAGTTGCATCAAGCGCTCGATCGTCTGCTTCACTTCCCATCCCTGATCGATGAAATCCCCCAACACGACGATAGTGTCATGGGGTGTTGGCGCAATCATCCCCAGAACGGCGTCCAGCGCATGCACGCACCCATG
The nucleotide sequence above comes from Blastopirellula sp. J2-11. Encoded proteins:
- a CDS encoding Gfo/Idh/MocA family protein, with protein sequence MSLRTSRRRFLVATSAAVSGIGFYSQLAAAESKSPNEKLNLAGIGVANRASANLSGCASENFVALADVDSNYLEKATKKLGSNGYADYRVMLEKEADKIDAVVVSTADHSHAPASAMALRLNKHVYCEKPLTHTVYEARTVSNLAKENKLVTQMGTQIHATNNYRRVVELLNSGIIGNIGRAHVWVGKGWGDGQYAFGKAAPKNLNWDLFLGCAPERPYSEKVHPANWRRFWDYGTGTFGDMACHYVDLVHWALDLKHPESVSATGPEVDPVGCPSWCVADYQYPARGDKAPVHLTWYDGGKRPEELGKLKDKEGKPMNWGSGQLFIGDKGMVLSNYGQHYVFKEGEMVDFTPPEQTIPDSIGHHQEWLQAIRTGGPTTCNFDYSGALSEAVLLGTVAYRSGEKIEWDAENLKVTNNNPQAQDLIHKEYRKGWTL
- a CDS encoding M14 family metallopeptidase; this translates as MSVQEGIWFPRDYDQSRSEFLAVGKELGGEWESHAIESLGPQREPLTIDLLTLGDLQSPHCLVLSSGLHGLEAPLGAAIQQRWMRLCLREGGPPNLRIVLAHALNPFGFACQRRSDAENLDLNRAFLRRGEEHRGAPPLYKTLDPLLNPEAPPSGCDFFRLRAAATLARYGMKRVKQAIAGGQYEYPRGLFYGGKGPSEAQQILTPHWKAWLGASRRVIHLDFHTGLGRWGEMTLLAHPQLNSPWQQQAAQALGGPGVDRHREDAGAYEARGDFGLWCAEQAGEIDYAYFCTEFGTYSAVSVLHALRRENQAHFWGDRASPAYRHAKQSAADAFCPKSAAWRERTVLRGEAACLAAVAKLQENRLD
- a CDS encoding citrate synthase; the encoded protein is MTEVAHLRVRDTEIELPIVEGTEQETAVDISKLRAETGFITLDDGYVNTGSTTSKITYLDGEAGILRYRGYPIEQLAGNCDFVEVMYLLIYGELPTEAQIMDFRKSIRRHTMLHEDMRSFYDGFPRDAHPMAILSSVVSGLSTFYQDSLDPHDPRQVEVSIHRLLAKLPTIAAYSFKKSVGQPFIYPQNDLSYCENFLQMMFAVPSEPFHVDPDFVSALNLLLIVHADHEQNCSTSTVRMVGSADANLFASISAGISALWGPLHGGANEAVVSMLEKIIADDMNVEKYVKLAKDKTSKFRLMGFGHRVYKNFDPRATIIKKACDTLLAKLAIKDPIFEVAQRLETAALNDEYFIERKLYPNVDFYSGVIYRAIGIPVQMFTVLFAIGRLPGWIAHWKEMQGSPSKRICRPRQIYTGPTEREFVPLEKRG
- a CDS encoding cation transporter — its product is MFRIPLALIFSVAIFAPAAQAETTVTLTKMHLCCGACVKAVQAAVKDLSGVKVDVTAKEGKTVVTADDDKAAQSALDAISKAGFHAKTDSEKLTMKDDSGVKAGAVKRLELTGLHNCCGACTKSIKEAVATVDGVKADTAKPKQETMVVEGDFDAADVVAALMAAGFHVKVKP
- a CDS encoding metallophosphoesterase, encoding MTRQSRTIAIGDIHGCVHALDAVLGMIAPTPHDTIVVLGDFIDQGWEVKQTIERLMQLESETNLIHLLGNHEEMLLAGLTCEKTRDYWENCGGARTINSYRFGGSIGDIPADHIEFIRRSRSYYETETCLFAHANAEPDLPMDQQPSYALRWKVLEPDAYQCHVSGKTLFVGHTEQRNGEILNLGCIQDIDTACWRNGWLTAIDVDALHIWQASRFGRMREADELSVSHAIPVHETE